In a single window of the Desulfovibrio mangrovi genome:
- a CDS encoding dihydrolipoyl dehydrogenase family protein, with the protein MTYDCIVIGAGPGGMRAAMESAQAGLKTALVEKEDLGGTCLNWGCIPTKLFLGSTAAAPMLHSQEKLKSASGSLAFDLPAMQTRKDRFLKGSRTAVGKQLQALGVDVHTGTASFKDANTLAVQSTEGVTELGFKHCIVATGSMPTAFPGLEPDGDCVLHSSHVLTLTEAPASMIIVGAGAIGLEMGDFFNRLGTEITIVEGMDRLAPTEDADIGDVLAKQLKREGWKIHTGRKVASLKTVDGKAVLTFEDGESLTADKSLMAAGRKPASGSLNLDAIGAKTVGAGWVVTDGCLKASGSVYVIGDVNGRTLLAHAADHQARYVVRHICGKVQGDYESGPMPACIYGHTEVMRVGNTVAELKAAGKAVEVSVSQLIANPIAQSYGTTHGFVKVLWVEGKMAGIAAVGHGVSHLISAATIMVKQQWAVEDVHSIIWAHPTLDEALELAATAPRVAV; encoded by the coding sequence ATGACGTACGATTGCATAGTCATCGGAGCAGGTCCCGGCGGTATGCGTGCCGCCATGGAATCGGCTCAGGCCGGTCTGAAGACCGCGCTGGTGGAAAAGGAAGATCTTGGCGGCACCTGCCTCAACTGGGGCTGCATACCCACCAAGCTGTTCCTCGGTTCCACTGCTGCCGCGCCCATGCTGCACAGTCAGGAAAAGCTGAAGAGCGCCTCCGGCTCGCTTGCCTTTGACCTGCCTGCCATGCAGACCCGCAAGGACCGTTTCCTCAAGGGAAGCCGCACCGCCGTTGGCAAGCAGTTGCAGGCACTGGGCGTGGACGTGCACACCGGCACCGCCAGCTTCAAGGATGCCAACACGCTTGCCGTGCAGAGCACCGAGGGTGTGACCGAGCTTGGGTTCAAGCACTGCATCGTGGCTACCGGCTCCATGCCCACGGCCTTTCCCGGGCTGGAACCCGACGGCGACTGTGTGCTGCACTCCTCGCATGTGCTGACCCTGACCGAAGCGCCCGCCTCCATGATCATCGTGGGTGCCGGTGCCATCGGGCTGGAGATGGGCGATTTCTTCAACCGTCTCGGTACGGAAATCACCATCGTGGAAGGCATGGACCGACTCGCGCCCACTGAGGACGCGGACATCGGTGACGTGCTCGCCAAGCAGCTCAAGCGCGAAGGCTGGAAGATCCATACGGGCCGCAAGGTTGCCTCGCTCAAGACCGTTGACGGCAAGGCCGTGCTCACCTTCGAGGACGGCGAAAGCCTGACCGCTGACAAGTCGCTCATGGCGGCTGGGCGCAAGCCTGCAAGCGGTTCCCTGAATCTGGATGCCATCGGCGCAAAGACCGTTGGTGCCGGATGGGTCGTGACGGACGGTTGCCTCAAGGCTTCCGGCTCCGTGTACGTAATCGGCGATGTGAACGGCCGCACCCTGCTCGCCCATGCAGCAGACCATCAGGCCCGCTACGTGGTGCGCCACATCTGCGGCAAGGTACAGGGCGACTATGAGTCCGGCCCCATGCCCGCCTGCATCTACGGCCACACGGAAGTCATGCGCGTGGGCAACACCGTTGCGGAGCTCAAGGCAGCCGGAAAGGCTGTGGAGGTTTCCGTATCGCAGCTCATCGCAAACCCCATTGCCCAGTCCTACGGCACGACGCACGGTTTCGTGAAGGTGCTGTGGGTGGAAGGTAAAATGGCGGGCATCGCCGCCGTGGGCCATGGTGTGTCACACCTCATCTCCGCTGCCACCATCATGGTCAAGCAGCAGTGGGCGGTTGAGGATGTACACTCCATCATCTGGGCGCATCCCACGCTGGATGAAGCTCTGGAGCTTGCCGCTACGGCACCGCGAGTTGCAGTGTAG
- the gcvPB gene encoding aminomethyl-transferring glycine dehydrogenase subunit GcvPB — protein sequence MKTVFAQSVPGRTACLPPMPEERAETFIPKSLMRAKKPALPELSELDVVRHFSRLSRLNFGVDSNFYPLGSCTMKYNPKFTEQVAALPGFAKLHPLLPQIKSAGLYTQGALEVMYETERLLCEVTGMNAFTLHPMAGAHGELTGAMLIAAYHKDKGNKKTKVICPDSAHGTNPASAALAGYEVVNIESKDGMLDPAALDAVLDDEVAALMMTCPNTLGLFEKHLPEIVEKLRKVDALLYYDGANLNAIMGKMRVGDVGFDVVHLNLHKTFATPHGGGGPGSGPVGVSERLEPYLPVSRVDKLRDGRFFLNYDYPKSIGFMAPFYGNFGVVLKAYAYILRLGGEGLRRVSEYAVLNANYMRKRLEDFMHIPYNRICMHEFVASACDQQAACGVRALDIAKALLDKGYHAPTIYFPLIVKECMMYEPTETESKETLDAFLEDLIAILESAKTDPVALQEAPLTTHVRRLDETKAARAMILIDPA from the coding sequence ATGAAGACCGTATTCGCACAATCCGTCCCCGGACGCACCGCCTGTCTGCCCCCCATGCCGGAAGAACGCGCGGAAACCTTCATCCCCAAGAGCCTGATGCGCGCCAAGAAGCCCGCACTGCCTGAGCTGAGCGAACTGGACGTGGTACGCCACTTCTCACGCCTCAGCCGCCTGAACTTCGGGGTGGATTCCAACTTCTATCCGCTGGGTTCCTGTACCATGAAGTACAACCCCAAGTTCACCGAACAGGTTGCTGCGCTGCCCGGTTTCGCCAAGCTGCACCCGCTTCTGCCGCAGATCAAGAGTGCGGGCCTGTATACGCAGGGCGCCCTTGAAGTAATGTATGAAACCGAACGCCTGCTCTGCGAAGTGACCGGCATGAACGCCTTCACCCTGCATCCCATGGCGGGCGCACACGGCGAACTCACCGGCGCAATGCTCATCGCGGCCTACCACAAGGACAAGGGCAACAAGAAGACCAAGGTCATCTGCCCCGACTCCGCACACGGCACCAACCCCGCGTCCGCCGCTCTAGCCGGTTACGAAGTCGTCAACATCGAATCCAAAGACGGCATGCTCGACCCCGCCGCTCTGGACGCCGTGCTGGATGATGAAGTAGCCGCGCTGATGATGACCTGCCCCAACACGCTGGGCCTGTTTGAAAAGCATCTACCCGAGATCGTGGAAAAGCTGCGCAAGGTTGACGCTCTGCTCTACTATGACGGCGCAAACCTGAACGCCATCATGGGCAAAATGCGAGTGGGCGACGTGGGCTTTGACGTAGTGCACCTGAACCTGCACAAGACCTTTGCCACCCCGCATGGCGGCGGCGGTCCCGGTTCCGGTCCCGTTGGCGTTTCCGAACGCCTTGAGCCCTATCTGCCTGTTTCCCGTGTGGACAAGCTGCGCGACGGCCGTTTCTTCCTGAACTACGACTATCCCAAGTCCATCGGCTTCATGGCGCCCTTCTACGGCAACTTCGGCGTGGTACTGAAGGCATATGCCTACATCCTGCGTCTTGGCGGCGAAGGCCTGAGGCGTGTTTCCGAATACGCGGTCCTGAACGCCAACTACATGCGCAAGCGTCTGGAAGACTTCATGCACATCCCCTACAACCGGATCTGCATGCACGAATTCGTCGCCTCCGCCTGCGACCAGCAGGCAGCCTGCGGTGTACGTGCGCTGGACATTGCCAAGGCTCTGCTGGACAAGGGCTACCACGCTCCTACCATCTACTTCCCGCTCATCGTCAAGGAGTGCATGATGTATGAGCCTACGGAAACGGAAAGCAAGGAAACGCTGGACGCATTCCTTGAAGACCTGATCGCGATTCTGGAAAGCGCAAAGACCGATCCCGTTGCCCTGCAGGAAGCACCCCTGACAACCCATGTGCGCCGCCTTGATGAAACCAAGGCCGCCCGTGCGATGATCCTCATCGACCCTGCGTAG
- the gcvPA gene encoding aminomethyl-transferring glycine dehydrogenase subunit GcvPA: MPFVPHTQDDLKAMLDVIGVTTMEDLFADIPASMRPKSFDLPEGMSEMEVCSYLEQLAGKNRTDLVSFLGAGFYDHHIPKAIDGLISRGEFYTAYTPYQPESSQGTLQAIFEFQTAVCRLMDMDASNASVYDGGSAIFEAMMMAVRATKRTKIVVSEAVSPIYRTMLTSYTSNLNLEFVTVPHNEGMTDIEGLKAAIDDKCAAVVVQNPNFFGNVSDFTELFAHAHEKKALGIISVYPVMQSVLKTPGEMGADIAVAEGQSLGQPLSFGGPYLGMMACTEKLIRQMPGRIVGRTEDIEGREGYVLTLQAREQHIRRAKATSNICSNQALCALRALIHMCLLGPEGLIRTAELSMERAHYLADRLTAIPGVELLNEAPFGNEVAIRLPISAFEAVDKLVERGYVAGVPLGRYYKDMDDVLLMACTEKHTFEQVGILAEMLGGIL; this comes from the coding sequence ATGCCTTTCGTTCCTCATACTCAGGATGATCTGAAGGCCATGCTGGACGTCATCGGCGTCACCACCATGGAAGACCTTTTCGCAGACATTCCCGCATCCATGCGCCCCAAGAGTTTCGATCTGCCGGAAGGCATGAGCGAAATGGAAGTCTGCTCGTACCTTGAACAGCTTGCCGGAAAGAACCGCACCGACCTTGTCAGCTTCCTCGGCGCCGGATTCTACGACCATCATATTCCCAAGGCTATCGACGGCCTCATTTCCCGCGGCGAATTCTACACGGCCTACACTCCCTACCAGCCTGAATCCTCGCAGGGCACCCTGCAGGCCATTTTCGAATTCCAGACCGCAGTCTGCCGCCTCATGGACATGGATGCTTCTAACGCTTCCGTGTACGACGGCGGTTCCGCCATCTTCGAAGCCATGATGATGGCCGTACGCGCCACCAAGCGCACCAAAATCGTCGTTTCCGAAGCAGTGAGCCCCATCTACCGCACCATGCTCACCTCCTACACCTCCAACCTGAACCTCGAATTCGTCACCGTGCCCCACAATGAAGGCATGACCGACATAGAGGGACTCAAGGCCGCCATTGACGACAAGTGCGCAGCCGTGGTGGTGCAGAACCCCAACTTCTTCGGCAACGTCAGCGACTTCACCGAACTCTTCGCCCATGCACATGAAAAGAAGGCACTGGGCATCATCTCCGTGTATCCGGTCATGCAGTCCGTGCTGAAGACCCCCGGCGAAATGGGTGCCGACATCGCCGTGGCTGAAGGCCAGAGCCTCGGCCAGCCCCTTTCCTTCGGCGGCCCCTACCTCGGCATGATGGCCTGTACTGAAAAGCTCATCCGCCAGATGCCCGGCCGTATCGTCGGCCGCACCGAAGACATTGAAGGCCGCGAAGGCTACGTGCTCACCCTGCAAGCCCGTGAACAGCACATCCGCCGCGCCAAGGCGACCTCCAACATCTGCTCCAACCAGGCCCTGTGTGCGCTGCGTGCGCTCATCCACATGTGCCTGCTCGGACCTGAAGGCCTCATCCGCACGGCTGAGCTTTCCATGGAGCGTGCCCATTATCTCGCAGACCGCCTCACCGCCATTCCCGGCGTGGAGCTGCTGAACGAAGCCCCCTTCGGCAACGAAGTGGCCATCCGCCTGCCCATCAGCGCCTTCGAAGCCGTGGACAAGCTGGTGGAACGCGGCTACGTGGCCGGTGTGCCGCTCGGTCGCTACTACAAGGACATGGACGACGTTCTGCTCATGGCCTGCACGGAAAAACACACCTTTGAACAGGTCGGCATTCTGGCCGAAATGCTGGGAGGGATACTGTAA
- the gcvH gene encoding glycine cleavage system protein GcvH, which produces MKTPENLLYSKSHEWADIDGDIAVVGITDYAQELLGDITFVELPAVGDTVEAGTEMGSIESVKAASELYAPVSGEVIAVNEALEDNPEKVNESAFEEGWLIKVRISDEPANLLSASEYAELAASEDH; this is translated from the coding sequence ATGAAAACCCCTGAAAATCTCCTCTACAGCAAGTCCCACGAATGGGCCGACATCGACGGCGACATCGCAGTTGTCGGCATCACCGACTATGCGCAGGAATTGCTCGGCGACATCACCTTTGTCGAACTGCCTGCCGTGGGTGACACTGTGGAAGCAGGCACCGAAATGGGTTCCATCGAATCTGTAAAGGCTGCCAGCGAACTCTATGCCCCTGTCAGCGGTGAAGTCATCGCCGTGAATGAAGCCCTTGAGGACAATCCCGAGAAGGTCAACGAGTCTGCGTTCGAAGAAGGCTGGCTGATCAAGGTCCGCATCTCTGACGAGCCTGCGAACCTGCTTTCCGCCTCCGAATACGCTGAACTGGCTGCCAGCGAAGACCACTAA
- a CDS encoding response regulator codes for MKFLVIDDDFDSRRLVQKILHPYGYVEVAADGEEGVEAFRAALKDGDPYDVITLDIMMPNMDGQDALREIREVEKEMGIANDKAAKVIMISGLDDNKEVHDAFFLGDAISYIVKPIRKQTLLDEIQSLGVVLEKSAQ; via the coding sequence ATGAAATTTCTTGTCATTGATGATGACTTTGACAGCCGCCGACTGGTTCAGAAAATTCTGCACCCCTACGGATATGTCGAAGTAGCGGCTGACGGAGAGGAAGGTGTGGAGGCATTCCGTGCTGCCCTCAAGGATGGTGATCCTTATGATGTCATTACGCTTGATATCATGATGCCCAACATGGACGGTCAGGATGCCCTGCGCGAAATCCGTGAAGTTGAAAAGGAAATGGGCATAGCTAACGACAAGGCTGCCAAGGTCATCATGATTTCCGGTCTGGATGACAACAAGGAAGTGCACGATGCGTTCTTTCTTGGCGACGCCATCAGCTACATCGTCAAACCCATCCGCAAGCAGACTCTTCTGGATGAAATCCAGTCTCTGGGTGTCGTCCTTGAGAAGTCTGCCCAATAA
- the pgm gene encoding phosphoglucomutase (alpha-D-glucose-1,6-bisphosphate-dependent): MAIHPMAGKKCPSELLVNIPKLVSAYFTLQPDVQEPSQRVSFGTSGHRGSSLKHSFNETHIAAITQAVCDYRRQKGISGPLFMGRDTHALSEPAHDTALEVLAANGVTVCIDAQDGYVPTPVISHAILSYNAAGGSVADGIVITPSHNPPDDGGFKYNPPHGGPADTETTAWIEKRANELIAAGNTEVRRIPLLRARKADTTRSYDYISPYVRDLSSILDMEAIGKAGLKVGVDPLGGAGLAYWEPIAKRYKLDITVVNKENDPTFRFMPVDKDGKIRMDCSSKWAMSDMIRLSSSYDIAFGNDPDTDRHGIVTRSGLMNPNHYLAAAIQYLFTHRTAWKADASIGKTLVSSSMIDRVGKELGRAVSEVPVGFKWFVNGLIDGSYGFGGEESAGASFLRKNGKVWSTDKDGIIMNLLACEILAVTGKDPQQLYTELTERHGTPIYERLEAPANATQKTALKNLSPEAVKADTLAGNPITAKLTKAPGNGAAIGGLKVVTEEGWFAARPSGTEDVYKIYTESFAGAEHLKTLQAEARQIVADAFVAAGV, encoded by the coding sequence ATGGCCATTCATCCCATGGCGGGCAAAAAGTGCCCTTCTGAGCTTCTCGTCAATATTCCCAAACTTGTTTCCGCTTATTTCACGCTGCAGCCTGACGTACAGGAACCTTCCCAACGAGTATCTTTCGGCACTTCCGGCCACCGTGGCAGCTCCCTGAAACACAGCTTCAACGAGACGCACATCGCAGCCATCACGCAGGCAGTATGTGACTATCGCAGACAGAAAGGCATTAGCGGGCCCCTCTTCATGGGGCGCGATACCCATGCCCTTTCGGAACCCGCACATGACACCGCCCTTGAAGTGCTCGCGGCCAATGGCGTTACTGTCTGCATAGATGCGCAGGACGGATATGTTCCCACCCCGGTCATTTCCCACGCCATCCTTTCCTACAATGCGGCTGGCGGCAGCGTTGCGGACGGCATTGTCATCACCCCTTCGCACAACCCTCCAGATGACGGCGGTTTCAAGTACAACCCGCCTCACGGAGGCCCTGCGGATACGGAAACAACCGCCTGGATTGAAAAAAGGGCGAATGAACTGATTGCAGCAGGAAACACCGAGGTTCGTCGCATCCCCCTGCTCCGTGCCCGCAAGGCGGACACGACCCGCAGCTACGACTATATTTCCCCGTATGTACGGGATCTTAGCTCAATTCTCGACATGGAAGCCATCGGCAAAGCCGGACTCAAGGTCGGTGTAGACCCTCTCGGCGGAGCCGGGCTTGCTTACTGGGAACCCATTGCCAAGCGCTACAAGCTGGATATCACGGTGGTGAACAAGGAAAATGACCCCACCTTCCGCTTCATGCCCGTGGACAAGGACGGAAAAATCCGCATGGACTGCTCTTCCAAATGGGCCATGAGCGACATGATCCGCCTGAGTTCCTCCTATGACATTGCCTTCGGGAACGATCCCGATACGGACCGCCACGGCATTGTTACCCGTTCCGGTCTTATGAACCCCAATCACTATCTGGCTGCAGCCATTCAGTACCTGTTCACCCACCGCACCGCATGGAAGGCAGACGCCTCCATAGGCAAGACGCTGGTTTCAAGCTCCATGATAGACAGGGTTGGCAAGGAGCTGGGCCGCGCAGTGAGCGAAGTGCCCGTTGGGTTCAAGTGGTTCGTGAACGGGCTCATCGACGGCTCCTACGGTTTCGGCGGCGAAGAAAGTGCCGGGGCAAGCTTTCTTCGCAAGAACGGCAAGGTCTGGTCGACGGACAAGGACGGCATCATCATGAACCTGCTGGCCTGTGAAATTCTTGCCGTCACCGGCAAGGATCCGCAACAGTTGTATACGGAACTCACCGAACGCCACGGCACCCCCATTTACGAACGTCTTGAAGCACCGGCCAATGCCACGCAAAAGACAGCGCTGAAGAACCTTTCGCCGGAAGCGGTCAAGGCTGACACACTGGCCGGAAATCCTATTACGGCCAAGCTCACCAAGGCTCCGGGCAACGGCGCGGCCATCGGAGGCTTGAAGGTTGTTACTGAAGAAGGCTGGTTCGCAGCCCGCCCCTCCGGCACGGAAGACGTGTACAAGATTTACACTGAAAGCTTTGCCGGAGCGGAACACCTTAAAACCCTGCAGGCGGAAGCGCGACAGATAGTGGCAGATGCCTTTGTCGCTGCAGGGGTCTAA
- a CDS encoding PAS domain-containing hybrid sensor histidine kinase/response regulator — protein MGIFLFWLITKLHEQNITLRETRQKHLLATVDSEARAISYFFQSRLLDVAELAQHPAMSGYYRNQELGMSRQYGLDASISLLESQFERFISRSFISGSPIYCQAGYRDIDKNLFILKRAHHQTDQCLSESMLHSALDSYDGTTKLFIPQASTKLFLIILPYVHDRSIRGYIYATIPIQSLTGYLGLTATDEPHMSFLLHDQALPTPLSNVESIAFPLHKLRALQPGIVESIETTTDDNKILHHHWAIRISIPNSSYGLVATFELNDIYSLAHPQLKLLLLSLIALVTLITALIAVRMDLRNTSLKARLEESGKNKEQIQLHNTLLQQEIRDRKNAEEREVTLRSQAEKINKVIPSAVFSMDESGLITAWNNRAEEISGYTAEEAIGKHFTFFHSATSPALISRKVIDPVSSRGIQYEIRTKAGVSRSILKNREPLFDFKGKLIGAVDSFEDITDQQRTLAALAVAEENYRSIFRNAPYGIYQSTKDGQLLSLNPTMVAMFEYGSEEEMRAALQDNLDHLYAEPPTRREYLRRMATLGYVQNFETQAVTRTGKKLWIVENARTFTTPEGIGAFEGFIHDITPQKHAENLLIEAKETAETANKAKSQFLANISHEIRTPMMAILGMADLNLRTENDPKKAHNLHVLRDAASSLLKLLNQLLDFARIEADAIELENMDFSPRKLIIGVHDLLKLEAQNKGISLNADCPPLLPSRVLGDRDRLRQVLINLVGNAVKFTESGSVTLTCSHTGQQDTQETTTAAATPDQPSPVWLTFTITDTGIGIPSDKIALIFQSFAQADGSVTRRYGGAGLGLAISKHLIEMMGGTISVASREGEGTTFTVTIPFGHYHAAEESLFSLTNPSPSESASNRLVQGLRMLVAEDNPFNQIVISQMLEFDKHNVTIAGNGEQALELLEKHQFDLVFMDIQMPVLDGIDTTQIIRSGMRPAIPAQIPVVALSAHIRSEEQLRFGDAGFNAYLSKPLVVDDLRLLLADIFPHLASDAHTPEALPPSTENGTSSPAISDFEEICRLLSNKKNVIVTLLTLYSETMPATTASLEECLMKGNCTELQRLAHSMKSSIRNVGANELAELAKRMEDAAGAEDLTQAMQLLPDLRLGIHQTVAETEAYLASIDTLLPDQ, from the coding sequence GTGGGCATTTTTCTGTTCTGGCTCATCACAAAACTGCATGAACAGAACATCACACTCAGGGAGACACGGCAAAAGCACCTCCTTGCCACCGTCGACAGTGAAGCCCGGGCCATATCGTATTTTTTTCAATCCCGTCTGCTTGATGTCGCAGAACTTGCACAGCATCCGGCCATGTCCGGCTACTATCGAAACCAGGAACTCGGCATGTCGCGCCAATACGGGCTTGATGCCAGCATCAGCCTCCTGGAAAGCCAGTTTGAACGGTTTATCTCCCGCAGCTTCATCAGTGGCAGCCCCATATACTGCCAAGCAGGCTACAGAGATATAGACAAGAACCTCTTCATACTTAAAAGAGCCCATCACCAGACAGACCAGTGCCTTTCAGAGAGCATGCTGCACTCCGCTCTGGACAGTTATGACGGCACCACCAAGCTATTCATCCCCCAGGCCTCCACCAAGCTTTTTTTGATCATCTTACCGTACGTCCATGACAGAAGCATCAGGGGGTATATTTATGCGACCATTCCCATCCAATCTTTGACTGGATATCTTGGACTCACGGCAACCGATGAGCCCCACATGTCATTTCTGTTGCATGATCAGGCTCTCCCTACACCGCTCTCCAACGTTGAATCGATTGCATTCCCCCTGCACAAACTCAGAGCATTGCAACCCGGAATTGTGGAATCTATTGAAACAACTACGGATGATAATAAAATACTGCATCATCATTGGGCCATACGCATTTCCATTCCCAACTCTTCCTACGGCTTGGTAGCTACCTTTGAACTGAACGACATCTACAGTCTAGCCCACCCGCAATTAAAGCTCCTGCTGCTTTCCCTTATCGCATTAGTCACTCTCATAACGGCGCTGATTGCCGTCCGCATGGACCTCAGGAACACTTCGCTTAAAGCCCGGCTTGAGGAATCAGGCAAGAATAAGGAGCAGATTCAGCTTCATAACACCCTGCTTCAACAGGAAATACGGGACAGAAAGAATGCTGAAGAGCGGGAAGTGACCCTGCGCAGCCAGGCAGAAAAGATCAACAAGGTTATTCCCAGCGCAGTATTTTCCATGGACGAGTCAGGCCTGATAACCGCGTGGAACAACCGTGCGGAAGAAATCAGCGGCTACACTGCGGAAGAAGCCATTGGCAAGCACTTCACCTTTTTCCATTCCGCCACATCTCCCGCTTTAATAAGCAGGAAAGTAATCGACCCCGTCTCCAGCCGCGGCATCCAGTATGAAATACGAACAAAAGCCGGTGTATCCCGCAGTATTCTCAAAAACAGGGAACCGCTGTTCGACTTCAAAGGCAAGCTCATCGGTGCAGTGGACAGCTTTGAAGACATTACGGACCAGCAACGCACTCTTGCCGCACTCGCTGTGGCTGAAGAAAACTACAGATCTATTTTCCGCAACGCTCCCTATGGAATCTACCAGAGCACGAAAGATGGACAATTACTCAGCCTGAACCCCACCATGGTCGCCATGTTCGAATATGGCAGTGAAGAGGAGATGCGGGCGGCCCTGCAAGACAATCTTGATCACTTATATGCAGAACCACCCACCCGACGGGAATATTTACGCCGCATGGCAACACTCGGTTACGTACAGAATTTCGAAACCCAGGCCGTGACCCGTACAGGGAAGAAGCTATGGATCGTAGAAAACGCAAGAACCTTCACCACGCCCGAAGGAATAGGAGCTTTTGAAGGATTCATTCACGACATCACCCCGCAAAAGCATGCGGAAAACCTCCTGATCGAAGCCAAGGAGACGGCGGAAACTGCCAACAAGGCCAAAAGCCAGTTTCTTGCAAACATCAGCCATGAAATCAGAACGCCCATGATGGCCATTCTAGGCATGGCCGACCTGAATCTACGAACCGAAAACGACCCTAAAAAGGCCCACAATCTTCATGTGCTCAGGGATGCCGCCTCCTCTCTTCTCAAGCTGCTGAACCAATTGCTGGACTTTGCCAGAATCGAAGCCGACGCTATAGAACTGGAGAACATGGACTTCAGCCCGCGCAAGCTCATCATCGGCGTCCATGACCTGCTCAAACTTGAAGCACAGAACAAGGGGATTTCCCTGAACGCAGACTGCCCGCCCCTTCTTCCCTCTCGCGTTCTGGGTGACCGGGACAGGTTGCGACAGGTACTTATCAACCTCGTGGGCAACGCAGTCAAATTTACAGAAAGCGGTTCAGTTACCCTCACCTGCTCGCATACCGGTCAACAAGACACACAAGAAACAACAACAGCCGCAGCAACGCCAGATCAACCATCTCCTGTCTGGCTGACATTCACCATCACCGACACGGGCATAGGCATACCAAGCGACAAGATCGCGCTCATATTCCAAAGCTTTGCACAGGCAGACGGTTCGGTCACCCGCAGATACGGCGGCGCAGGGTTAGGCCTTGCGATATCAAAACACCTGATAGAGATGATGGGGGGCACAATTTCGGTTGCAAGCCGCGAGGGAGAGGGAACGACGTTCACAGTCACCATCCCGTTCGGCCACTACCATGCTGCAGAGGAGTCTCTCTTTTCACTCACAAATCCCAGCCCATCTGAGTCAGCAAGCAACAGGCTGGTTCAGGGGCTACGCATGCTTGTAGCCGAAGACAATCCTTTCAATCAGATTGTCATTTCCCAGATGCTGGAATTCGACAAACACAACGTGACCATAGCCGGCAATGGTGAACAGGCACTGGAGCTCCTTGAAAAGCACCAGTTCGACCTTGTTTTCATGGATATCCAGATGCCGGTTCTGGACGGCATAGACACAACACAGATCATACGCTCTGGCATGCGCCCCGCCATACCGGCGCAGATTCCTGTCGTTGCTCTGAGTGCGCATATCCGCTCGGAGGAACAACTTCGGTTCGGCGACGCCGGTTTCAACGCCTACCTCTCCAAACCTCTGGTGGTTGACGACCTGCGCCTGCTTCTTGCCGATATCTTCCCGCATCTCGCCAGTGATGCCCACACACCTGAAGCCCTGCCGCCTTCTACGGAAAATGGTACTTCATCCCCCGCCATCTCAGACTTTGAAGAAATATGCCGTCTTCTTTCCAACAAAAAGAATGTGATAGTGACCTTGCTTACTCTGTATTCCGAGACCATGCCTGCCACGACAGCCTCTCTGGAAGAATGCCTCATGAAAGGCAACTGTACGGAATTGCAACGTCTTGCCCACTCCATGAAATCGTCCATTCGAAACGTGGGTGCCAACGAATTGGCTGAGTTGGCCAAGAGAATGGAGGATGCCGCCGGAGCCGAAGATTTGACGCAGGCCATGCAACTTCTGCCAGACCTCCGTCTCGGCATCCATCAGACCGTAGCGGAAACGGAGGCCTATCTCGCATCCATCGACACTCTCCTGCCTGACCAATAA